In one Arachis duranensis cultivar V14167 chromosome 9, aradu.V14167.gnm2.J7QH, whole genome shotgun sequence genomic region, the following are encoded:
- the LOC110275782 gene encoding uncharacterized protein LOC110275782, producing MRDLLRFKNVHSEEQPFGGKTIVFGGDFRQILPVIPKGSRQDIVNATINSSYIWNSCNMLKLTRNMRLQADDANVHSSELKDFAEWILSIGDGKCGESKDGIDTIQIPNDILIKEWEDPIAAICRAIYPEMFWPSNSVYEVEDRAILAPTLQIVDEINRYMMSLNPCESQTYYSSDKACPTEPSNELIASIHTPEFLNTIRCSGIPNHELTVKVGTPIMLLRNIDHSAGLCNGTRLVITKLGKHIIEAKSMTGKNAGQKVFIPRMTLSPSDHRIPFKFQRRQFPIMVSYAMTINKSQGQSLSKVGLILKKPVFTHGQLYVAISRVTNKKGLKILLCHEEERSNETDNVVFKEVFRNV from the coding sequence ATGCGAGATTTATTGAGATTCAAGAATGTTCATAGTGAAGAGCAAccttttggagggaaaacaatTGTGTTTGGTGGTGACTTTAGACAGATACTCCCTGTTATACCCAAAGGAAGCAGGCAGGATATTGTGAATGCGACTATCAATTCATCCTACATTTGGAATAGTTGCAACATGTTGAAACTAACAAGAAATATGCGGCTACAAGCGGATGATGCTAATGTACATTCGTCTGAGTTAAAGGATTTTGCAGAATGGATACTAAGCATTGGCGATGGTAAATGCGGGGAGTCTAAAGATGGAATTGATACAATTCAAATTCCCAATGACATTCTGATAAAAGAATGGGAGGATCCTATAGCTGCTATATGTAGAGCAATTTATCCCGAGATGTTTTGGCCTTCAAATTCTGTCTATGAAGTCGAAGATCGAGCTATCCTTGCCCCAACATTGCAAATAGTAGATGAGATTAATCGATACATGATGAGTTTAAATCCATGTGAATCACAAACATACTATAGTTCTGACAAAGCATGTCCAACAGAGCCATCTAATGAGTTAATCGCATCAATACACACTCCAGAATTTCTAAACACAATTAGGTGTTCGGGGATTCCTAACCATGAGTTGACAGTCAAGGTAGGAACACCTATCATGTTACTACGGAATATTGATCACTCGGCTGGATTATGCAATGGAACCCGATTGGTGATAACAAAGCTAGGAAAACACATTATTGAAGCTAAAAGCATGACAGGAAAGAATGCTGGTCAGAAAGTTTTTATTCCAAGGATGACCCTTAGTCCATCTGACCATAGAATACCATTCAAGTTTCAACGCAGACAGTTCCCTATAATGGTATCCTATGCCATGACAATTAATAAGAGTCAAGGACAATCCTTATCAAAAGTTGGATTGATTTTAAAGAAGCCTGTTTTTACCCACGGACAATTGTATGTGGCTATTTCGAGAGTTACAAATAAAAAAGGTCTTAAGATACTCTTATgtcatgaagaagaaaggagcaATGAGACAGATAATGTTGTTTTCAAAGAAGTGTTTAGGAATGTTTGA
- the LOC107467370 gene encoding uncharacterized protein LOC107467370, with product MEEGDGKESPTNSQQTVSDDDEIDYTTKPEFYDPDLDDKDEKWVQKKRQQCGSDAVLSCPACFTILCLQCQRHEKYVTRYRAVFAVNCKINDDNILMEDTPRSRKRNRGGAGRSDGQEATSANNETFKQVCCSVCSTEVGVIDEDEVYHFFNVLPSES from the exons ATGGAAGAAGGCGATGGGAAGGAATCACCCACCAATTCACAACAGACTG tttctgatgatgatgagataGACTACACAACCAAACCAGAGTTCTATGATCCAGATCTTGATGATAAGGATGAAAAATGGGTTCAAAAGAAAAGACAACAGTGTGGCTCTGATGCTGTGCTTAGCTGCCCTGCTTGCTTCACCATTCTATGCCTACAATGTCAAAG GCATGAAAAATATGTGACACGGTACAGAGCCGTATTCGCTGTAAACTGCAAGATTAATGATGATAATATTTTGATGGAAGATACTCCtagatcaagaaaaagaaacagagGAGGGGCCGGAAGATCGGATGGGCAGGAAGCAACTTCTGCCAACAATGAAACATTCAAACAGGTTTGCTGCTCAGTTTGCTCAACGGAGGTAGGCGTGATCGACGAAGATGAGGTTTATCATTTCTTCAACGTTCTCCCAAGTGAATCCTGA